Genomic segment of Deltaproteobacteria bacterium:
CCGGAGATTTCAGCGGCAAAAGACTGACCAGCAGGTTGCGGCCGGTGTCGCCGTCTGCAACGGGGAATACATTGATCCTATCCAGAAGGTCTGCCCATACGGAAATCCTTTCAGTACCAGCGCGCAGTGCATCGAAAAAATCAGCGTTCATGGCTGGAGTCCCAGAGCCTCGAGGATTTCACCCGGAAGTTTGTACTGGATTTCTGCTTCCGGCATTTTTAAAACAACTTGTTCCGTGCTGCCGGTTGTGCACCGCTTATCACCGGATTCCATGGTGATTTCGTAACCGATCACAATTTTTTTCTTGGCCTCCAATGCCCGCGCAGTACACACGAATATATCTTTATAACGGAGAGGACGTATAAATTTTACTGCCCCCCGGATAACCGGGAAAATGTACCCGTATTTTACATAAAAACTCTCAAGGTTGATGCCAAGACTTTCAAACAGGTTATCCCTTGCAGCCTCAAAATATTCAAAGTAATGTCCGTGCCATACGACCTGCATGGGATCAACGTGGTGAAACGGCACACTGAGCCTTACGGAGAATGAACGTACTGTTTTGTCTGTCATAGGGAACGCACCAGCTCCGGTAATGCACTGGCGAGGACTTCGATATCTTTATCCATGGGCCGGTCGAAAACCGTGTCTTTTACCAGTTTCCGGACTTCCTTTACCACGGATACCAGTTTCGGTCTCCCGGCCAGATCACCCCGCAATTCGCATGCCTGCACAGAGGCCATGAGATGTATGGCTACAACACGGCTTACCAGTTCACACTGCCATGCAGCATCTCGTGCAGCAATGGTGCCCATGCTCACCTTGTCCTGATTATGAGATTCCGTGGACCTGGAAAATGATGCCGCTGGCATGGTGTTTTTCAAAGCCTCTGCGGTTAAGGCCGATGCTGTAATCTGCATGCCTTTAAACCCGTGGTTGAGGAGCTGTTTTTCCCCTGTTACTTTCACGAGATTTGCCGGGAGTCCCCGGTTGAACCTCTTGTCGACCAGGAGTGCCATCTGGCGGTCCGCCATATCTGCAACCGAGGCAAGTGCACTTTTCAGTGCATCCATGGCATACGCTATATGACCGCCGTAAAAATTGCCGCCCATGAACATCTCGCCGTTCTCTCCGTCTGCCAGCGGGTTATCATTGGAACTGTTCACCTCCCTGTGAACCCATTGCTCAATCCAATCGAAAGCATCATATACAACGCCGAGGACCTGCGGAGAGCAGCGTGTGGAATAAGGGTCCTGCAGATCGTCTTCCTCTCCCGATTCCTTGGGGCAATCTGTGCAGGACAGAAGATTGCGCAGTTTTTCCCCGGTCAGCTGCTGGCCCGGGTGTGGTTTTGAATCGGTTACAGTGGGATGAAAATGCCGTTCATGCCCCATAAGCGCGTGCAGCGAAAGCGCTGTTGCCGCGAGTGCCGCTTCAGCAATGGCCCTGCTCTTTTTGATAGCGATTACGGCAATCCCTGTCATGATAGATGTTCCGTTCATCATACCAAGAGGTTCTTTGGGAAGAAAGCGGTACCGTG
This window contains:
- a CDS encoding acyl-CoA thioesterase, whose translation is MTDKTVRSFSVRLSVPFHHVDPMQVVWHGHYFEYFEAARDNLFESLGINLESFYVKYGYIFPVIRGAVKFIRPLRYKDIFVCTARALEAKKKIVIGYEITMESGDKRCTTGSTEQVVLKMPEAEIQYKLPGEILEALGLQP
- a CDS encoding aromatic amino acid ammonia-lyase is translated as MHNIRSGNSALQKEIVIGEGDITLDQVVDIARGKARVEISTKKDFIKRMKQSQTTLQHALDADEPIYGVTTGYGAACGNRIKKHNTEELGNNLIKYHGCGTGDPFGIEETRASMVCRLACFARGYSGVSINLLHALAELLNKGITPIVPSLGSVGASGDLTPMSYLAACLAGDREAIYKGRRMSSGKALSLAGLSRYRFLPKEPLGMMNGTSIMTGIAVIAIKKSRAIAEAALAATALSLHALMGHERHFHPTVTDSKPHPGQQLTGEKLRNLLSCTDCPKESGEEDDLQDPYSTRCSPQVLGVVYDAFDWIEQWVHREVNSSNDNPLADGENGEMFMGGNFYGGHIAYAMDALKSALASVADMADRQMALLVDKRFNRGLPANLVKVTGEKQLLNHGFKGMQITASALTAEALKNTMPAASFSRSTESHNQDKVSMGTIAARDAAWQCELVSRVVAIHLMASVQACELRGDLAGRPKLVSVVKEVRKLVKDTVFDRPMDKDIEVLASALPELVRSL